One window from the genome of Thermococcus sp. encodes:
- a CDS encoding ParA family protein has translation MAVVISVANQKGGVGKTTLTMNLAYALTDMGKRVLLVDIDPQFNLTFGFIGMDVLQYGDRNVGTLMTRDSDIGETIVKVHENIDLIPSHLNLSAKEIEIINTYNRERRLEKALTPILPDYDYVFIDNPPSMGIFLVNSLTASDYVLIPLELSYFGVIGMQLMFNLMRMIREETNENLKLLGLVPNKFTRQTKVPKMRLKELKETYPDAPILTTIPKAIALEKAQSQGVSIFEFDGKGRAAKAFSKLAKEVVEIVEG, from the coding sequence ATGGCAGTAGTGATTAGTGTAGCCAATCAGAAGGGTGGGGTCGGAAAGACGACCCTCACGATGAACCTCGCCTACGCCCTGACAGACATGGGGAAGAGGGTTCTTCTGGTTGACATAGATCCTCAGTTCAATCTCACCTTTGGATTTATAGGTATGGACGTCCTCCAGTACGGCGATAGAAACGTTGGAACGCTTATGACGAGAGACAGCGATATAGGAGAAACGATAGTTAAGGTGCACGAGAACATTGACCTCATACCGAGCCATCTCAACCTCTCCGCTAAGGAGATAGAGATAATCAACACCTACAACCGCGAGAGAAGGCTTGAGAAAGCGTTAACTCCAATCCTGCCTGACTATGACTACGTCTTCATAGACAACCCGCCGAGTATGGGCATCTTCCTCGTCAACTCGCTGACCGCCTCGGACTACGTGCTCATTCCGCTGGAGCTCAGCTACTTTGGTGTCATCGGAATGCAACTCATGTTCAATCTGATGCGCATGATACGCGAGGAGACCAACGAGAACCTCAAGCTGCTCGGCCTCGTCCCTAACAAGTTCACCCGCCAGACCAAGGTTCCGAAGATGCGCCTCAAGGAGTTGAAGGAGACCTACCCCGACGCGCCGATACTAACGACGATTCCGAAGGCAATAGCCCTCGAGAAGGCTCAGAGCCAGGGCGTTAGTATATTTGAGTTCGATGGCAAAGGTAGGGCCGCGAAGGCCTTCTCAAAGCTGGCTAAAGAGGTGGTCGAGATTGTCGAGGGATAA
- a CDS encoding dihydroorotate dehydrogenase, translating into MTSLEVKLFGVRFENPLILASGINDKMPEQWIRAHEEGAGGVVTKSIGIEQRRGYDNPTIVELPYGLINAMGLPNPGWKGFLEMVKGYEFDFPLIVSIFGGTPEEFAFLAEKLSDVADAFELNLSCPHAKGYGMEIGQRPENVYEVVKAVKDATDKPVIAKLTPNTDDITRLGLAAERAGADAVSAINTLKAIAIDIYARKPILSNRVGGYSGPGIKPVSLRAVYDLARVLDIPVIGIGGITTWQDAVEFLLAGASALQIGTATSLRGWKVFREISKGIRAYLEEEDFSSVREVVGLALE; encoded by the coding sequence ATGACTAGCCTTGAGGTCAAGCTTTTCGGGGTAAGGTTCGAGAACCCACTTATTCTCGCATCAGGAATAAATGACAAGATGCCAGAGCAGTGGATAAGAGCGCATGAAGAGGGCGCAGGAGGCGTCGTTACGAAGTCCATCGGAATCGAACAGAGGAGAGGCTATGACAATCCCACGATAGTAGAGTTGCCCTATGGCCTGATAAACGCGATGGGCCTTCCAAACCCCGGTTGGAAGGGCTTCCTTGAGATGGTGAAGGGATACGAGTTTGATTTTCCGCTTATAGTGTCCATCTTCGGTGGAACGCCGGAGGAGTTCGCTTTTCTGGCGGAGAAGCTGAGCGACGTTGCCGATGCCTTCGAGCTGAACCTCAGCTGTCCCCACGCTAAGGGCTACGGCATGGAGATCGGTCAAAGGCCGGAGAACGTCTACGAGGTCGTTAAAGCGGTCAAGGACGCGACCGATAAGCCCGTTATAGCGAAACTCACACCCAATACCGACGACATAACGAGATTAGGTCTAGCGGCTGAAAGGGCCGGTGCCGACGCCGTCTCGGCCATAAACACCCTGAAGGCGATAGCGATTGACATCTACGCGAGGAAGCCGATACTGAGCAATAGGGTTGGTGGCTACTCCGGACCGGGGATTAAGCCCGTCTCTCTGAGGGCCGTTTACGACCTCGCGAGGGTCCTTGACATCCCGGTCATCGGAATTGGTGGCATAACGACGTGGCAGGACGCGGTCGAGTTCCTCTTGGCTGGAGCCTCAGCTCTCCAGATAGGAACTGCCACTTCCCTCCGTGGTTGGAAGGTCTTCAGGGAGATAAGCAAAGGCATCAGAGCTTACCTTGAGGAGGAGGACTTTTCGAGTGTGAGGGAAGTAGTGGGCCTGGCCCTTGAGTGA
- a CDS encoding CopG family transcriptional regulator, protein MSRDKIPKLFDGSVNELTRPSKPKGEDKAIKSDLKKEKMQKTLYISRDMNKKLIELYGEEGRRQSVIVEDAMNLYYYLKLALGEKKFNELLSAVKREDPEFLRDYLLKFKS, encoded by the coding sequence TTGTCGAGGGATAAAATTCCCAAACTGTTTGACGGTTCTGTTAACGAGCTTACCCGACCTTCTAAGCCAAAGGGAGAGGATAAGGCCATCAAATCTGACCTTAAGAAGGAGAAAATGCAGAAGACCCTCTACATAAGTAGGGATATGAACAAGAAGCTCATCGAACTCTATGGCGAAGAGGGGAGGCGGCAAAGCGTCATCGTTGAGGATGCGATGAATCTCTACTACTACCTTAAGCTTGCTCTCGGCGAGAAAAAGTTCAACGAACTTCTCAGCGCGGTTAAGAGAGAGGACCCCGAGTTCCTAAGGGATTACCTGCTCAAATTTAAGTCCTGA
- a CDS encoding ribbon-helix-helix domain-containing protein yields the protein MAKMRIISVQLPQGLVNAMDQLVRRGVYPSRSEIIREAIRELLKRELYQLETEERSTPEYILK from the coding sequence ATGGCCAAAATGCGTATCATCAGCGTTCAGCTTCCTCAGGGGCTTGTTAACGCAATGGATCAGCTCGTTAGAAGGGGTGTCTACCCTAGCAGGAGCGAGATAATAAGGGAGGCAATTCGCGAGCTTTTGAAGAGGGAGCTTTACCAGCTGGAAACTGAGGAACGTTCCACTCCCGAGTACATACTGAAATAA
- the queC gene encoding 7-cyano-7-deazaguanine synthase QueC, translating into MKRRAVVLFSGGLDSTACLYWAKKNYDEIIMLTVNYGSNEEKVTNRVAEFFSKELNVPLKIVCLDFLEEFSKLRGTTLVGGETPKVSAKELGDMNVAQETAKSVWVPARNIALISVAASLLDALGGGDIVVGFNAEEGATFPDNTPEFVERANEMLRYGAMAGVKVVAPLIDLDKKGIARLLEELDAKYEYSNSCYMPKGFTRDGKPIHCGECESCVRRHRGLMEALGEDRTVYAVEPKI; encoded by the coding sequence ATGAAGCGGCGTGCAGTCGTTCTGTTTTCGGGCGGACTGGACTCAACGGCCTGCCTCTACTGGGCTAAAAAGAACTACGACGAGATAATAATGCTCACGGTCAACTACGGCAGCAACGAGGAGAAGGTAACCAACAGGGTTGCGGAGTTCTTCTCGAAGGAGCTAAATGTCCCGCTAAAGATAGTTTGCCTCGACTTCCTCGAGGAGTTTTCCAAGCTCCGAGGGACGACCCTCGTCGGCGGGGAGACACCGAAGGTTTCGGCAAAAGAGCTGGGGGATATGAACGTTGCGCAGGAAACGGCCAAGAGCGTCTGGGTCCCAGCGCGAAACATTGCCCTCATAAGCGTCGCCGCTTCCCTCCTTGACGCCCTCGGCGGTGGAGATATTGTAGTGGGTTTCAACGCAGAGGAAGGGGCTACCTTCCCAGACAACACGCCCGAGTTCGTGGAGAGGGCAAACGAGATGCTTCGCTACGGGGCCATGGCGGGAGTGAAGGTGGTCGCCCCGCTCATAGACCTCGACAAAAAGGGCATAGCGAGGCTCTTGGAGGAACTGGACGCGAAGTACGAGTACTCCAACTCCTGCTACATGCCGAAGGGCTTCACCAGGGACGGGAAGCCGATACACTGTGGGGAGTGCGAGAGCTGTGTGAGGAGGCACCGCGGACTTATGGAGGCCCTCGGGGAGGACAGGACAGTCTACGCGGTTGAGCCGAAGATTTAG
- the ftsZ gene encoding cell division protein FtsZ produces MVFKLLEQAGIKLDLDDDNNIKNFEDFSNEDLEGLIKIAIVGVGGSGNNTLTRLFELGVQGAELIAMNTDAQHLARIKAHKKLLLGKEITQGKGSGGNPETGYRAAEASAHEIAETIGDVDLVFITAGMGNGTGTGAAPVVAKVIKERARHNGRFREPLVVSVVTYPFRNEGKIRIEKAKAGIKALMYYSDTVIIIENDKLLKLVPKLPINAAFRFADEIIARMVKGITETIKLPSMVNIDFADVYSVMHNGGAALIGIGESDSSNRAVDAVKNALENKMLEVEYGSGDKALVHFTVGPDVSLGEINDAMNIVYEKLGEKSEIKWGARLDDDMGKVVRAMVIMTGVKSPHILGGEHALQVGSSSDNLLPMRQVKPFESPRSEDFNRIFSTLSGKPEGRQNGLSPELRRVLDDFPDLS; encoded by the coding sequence ATGGTGTTTAAACTGCTTGAACAGGCCGGCATCAAACTAGACTTAGACGACGATAATAACATCAAGAACTTTGAGGACTTTTCGAATGAGGACCTCGAAGGCCTTATAAAAATTGCAATAGTAGGCGTTGGTGGGTCCGGCAACAACACCCTGACTAGGCTTTTTGAGCTTGGTGTCCAGGGTGCAGAGCTTATAGCAATGAATACGGATGCTCAGCATCTCGCCAGAATAAAGGCCCATAAAAAGCTTCTCCTTGGGAAGGAGATAACCCAAGGTAAGGGGTCCGGTGGAAACCCAGAGACAGGCTACCGTGCCGCGGAAGCAAGCGCCCATGAGATTGCTGAAACCATCGGTGACGTTGATCTTGTTTTCATTACCGCAGGTATGGGCAACGGTACGGGAACCGGGGCCGCACCAGTTGTGGCGAAGGTGATAAAGGAGCGTGCTAGGCATAACGGCCGCTTTAGGGAGCCGCTCGTTGTCAGTGTTGTCACTTACCCGTTCAGGAATGAGGGCAAGATAAGGATAGAGAAGGCCAAAGCGGGCATAAAGGCCCTCATGTACTACTCGGACACCGTCATCATAATTGAGAACGACAAACTCCTCAAGCTCGTTCCGAAGCTTCCCATCAACGCGGCTTTCCGCTTTGCCGATGAGATAATAGCCAGGATGGTCAAGGGGATTACCGAGACCATAAAACTCCCATCTATGGTCAACATTGACTTTGCAGATGTTTACAGTGTCATGCACAACGGTGGGGCCGCTCTGATTGGGATTGGTGAGAGTGACTCCAGCAACAGGGCTGTTGATGCTGTCAAGAACGCCCTCGAGAACAAGATGCTTGAGGTGGAATACGGGAGTGGAGACAAGGCACTCGTTCACTTTACGGTCGGACCGGATGTTAGTCTCGGTGAGATAAACGACGCCATGAACATCGTCTACGAGAAGCTTGGAGAGAAGAGTGAAATCAAGTGGGGTGCGAGACTCGATGATGACATGGGTAAAGTTGTCCGTGCCATGGTCATTATGACCGGTGTTAAAAGCCCGCACATCCTCGGCGGAGAGCACGCCCTCCAGGTCGGCTCCTCATCGGACAACCTACTTCCAATGAGACAGGTCAAACCGTTTGAAAGCCCGAGGAGTGAGGATTTTAACAGGATATTCAGCACACTCTCTGGCAAGCCCGAGGGGAGACAGAATGGCTTGTCTCCGGAGCTTAGAAGGGTTCTAGATGACTTCCCGGATCTTTCCTGA
- a CDS encoding pyridoxal phosphate-dependent aminotransferase, with the protein MRYKKRKYFLAGRINLLQRSKIRELFEKAKGMEDVISLGIGEPDFDTPEVIKEAAKRALDEGYTHYTPNAGIPEFREAIAEYYKAHYSVDVSQDNIIVTAGAYEATYLAFQTLLEQDDDVIIPDPAFVCYVEDAKIAEAGIVRLPLREENEFQVDPDELVEAITKRTRMLVVNYPNNPTGAVLKKKTVKAIADIAEDYNIYILSDEPYEHFLYDDARHYPMIKYAPDNTILANSFSKTFAMTGWRLGFTIAPDQVIKDMIKLHAYVIGNVTSFIQIAGITALRDRRSWEALETMRRTYAERRRLVLHELNKMPHIEPFKPKGAFYIWARIDPGLDMTSEDFANWLLENAGVVVIPGTAFGKAGEGWVRISYATRKEQLLEAMNRMNEALSKL; encoded by the coding sequence ATGAGATACAAAAAACGCAAATACTTCCTTGCAGGGAGGATAAACCTTCTCCAGCGCTCCAAAATCAGGGAACTGTTTGAGAAGGCCAAGGGAATGGAGGACGTTATCTCGCTCGGGATAGGTGAGCCAGATTTTGACACCCCAGAGGTGATAAAGGAAGCTGCAAAAAGGGCGCTTGACGAAGGCTACACCCACTACACCCCCAACGCAGGTATTCCAGAGTTTCGGGAGGCTATAGCCGAGTACTACAAAGCCCACTACAGTGTGGATGTTTCTCAGGATAACATCATAGTCACCGCCGGAGCCTATGAGGCAACTTACCTCGCCTTTCAGACCCTTCTTGAGCAGGACGATGATGTTATCATTCCTGATCCTGCCTTCGTCTGCTACGTCGAAGATGCAAAGATAGCGGAGGCGGGGATAGTTAGACTCCCCCTTCGTGAGGAGAACGAGTTTCAGGTCGACCCCGACGAGCTTGTTGAGGCCATAACCAAGCGCACCAGGATGTTGGTCGTCAACTATCCGAACAATCCAACCGGTGCAGTTCTCAAAAAGAAGACCGTCAAGGCAATAGCTGACATAGCCGAAGATTACAACATCTACATACTGAGCGACGAGCCTTACGAGCACTTTCTCTACGATGATGCTAGGCATTATCCTATGATAAAATACGCTCCGGACAACACTATCCTTGCCAACAGCTTCTCCAAGACCTTTGCTATGACCGGCTGGCGCCTAGGATTCACCATAGCTCCGGATCAGGTTATCAAAGATATGATAAAGCTCCACGCCTACGTCATCGGGAACGTTACCTCCTTTATCCAGATAGCCGGAATTACTGCCCTCCGCGACAGGAGAAGCTGGGAGGCCCTCGAAACCATGCGCAGAACTTACGCAGAAAGGAGAAGGCTCGTTCTCCACGAGCTCAACAAAATGCCCCACATCGAGCCGTTCAAACCCAAAGGCGCATTCTACATCTGGGCTAGGATAGACCCCGGGCTTGACATGACAAGTGAGGATTTTGCCAACTGGCTCCTTGAGAACGCCGGGGTGGTTGTCATTCCGGGAACTGCCTTCGGAAAGGCCGGTGAGGGATGGGTAAGGATAAGCTACGCAACGCGTAAGGAGCAACTTCTCGAGGCCATGAACAGGATGAACGAAGCCCTTTCAAAGCTCTGA
- the cgi121 gene encoding KEOPS complex subunit Cgi121 produces MGIEMEKVGENVYISLVEVEDVEKVIPSLGADVQLVRAQCYEQVTFATILAVRSFNRGTNHARTLGGELLLRLAGILQINEAIRKYGAANGENYLVVFGNSGEASEVMERFHLREKPLSRCGWDVLKNLLEKAALVEVL; encoded by the coding sequence GTGGGGATAGAAATGGAGAAAGTAGGCGAAAATGTTTATATATCCCTCGTGGAGGTCGAGGATGTCGAGAAGGTGATACCTTCTCTCGGGGCGGACGTCCAGCTCGTCCGGGCTCAGTGCTATGAACAGGTCACCTTTGCAACCATTTTGGCGGTTAGATCGTTTAATAGAGGCACCAACCACGCCCGCACCCTCGGAGGAGAGCTTCTCCTGAGGCTCGCGGGAATCCTGCAGATTAATGAAGCTATACGAAAATATGGGGCGGCCAACGGCGAGAACTATCTCGTGGTGTTCGGAAACTCAGGGGAGGCTTCGGAAGTCATGGAAAGATTCCACCTCAGGGAAAAGCCACTTTCCAGATGTGGATGGGATGTTCTGAAGAATCTTCTAGAGAAAGCCGCTCTAGTCGAAGTTTTATAG